ACATCTTTGCCCGGCCGAGCGGAACGCCCCGGCGACGATATCGCGCACCGCCTGTTCGGGCAACGCGGTCGAATCGACGATCATCGCATTCAGCCCGCCGGTCTCGGCAATCAGCGGCGTGCCGGGGGCCAGATGATCGGCCATGCTGCGCGCAATCAGCCGCGCGGTCTCGGTCGAGCCGGTAAAGACCACGCCGCGCACGCGCGGATCACGGGTCAGCGCCGCCCCCACCGTGGCCCCGTCACCTGGCAGCAATTGCAGTGCGGACGCCGGCACCCCCGCCTGATGCAGCAGCCGCACGGCGATGGCGGCGACCAGCGGCGTCTGCTCGGCCGGTTTGGCCAGCACCGCATTGCCCGCCATCAGCGCGGCGGCGATCTGGCCGGTAAAGATCGCCAGCGGAAAATTCCACGGGCTGATCGCAACGATGGGTCCGCGCGGGGCCGCCGGGACGGACGCGCCCTCGGCGGCATAATAGCGCAGGAAATCCACCGCCTCGCGCAGCTCGCCCACGATATCGGGCAGGATCTTCCCCGCCTCGTGCCGCATGGCCGCAAAAAGCGGGCCGAAGTTTTCCTCATAGAGATCGGCAGCACGGCGCAGCACGCGGGCGCGATCCGGTGCCGGGGCCTGCCATATGCGGGCGTCCGCAATGGCGCGGGCGACGGTCGCATCATCGGCCTCGGTCACCTGCGCCACGACCGCGCCGCTGGCCGGGTTCACGACCGGGCGGGTCGTTCCGGTGGCCGCTGTCATGGACAGCGGCGCGGCGTCGGGCAGCGGGTCGGTCATGGCCGCTTCGATCCGGGCCAGCGTCTGGGCGTCGGACAGATCGAAACCGCGCGAATTGACCCGCCCCTTGCCAAAGATCGCGGCTGGTGCGGCCAGTCCGGCGGGGGCTGCGGCGGTCGCCACGGTGGCGAAGGGATCGGCGGCGATGGTTTCGGGCGCGACGGCCTCATCCACGATCTGATGCACGAATGACGAATTCGCGCCGTTTTCCAGCAGCCTGCGCACCAGATAGGCCAGCAGGTCGCGATGCGCCCCCACCGGCGCATAAATGCGGCAGCGCCCCCCGGTTTCGCGCAGAACGATGTCGTGCAGTCGCTCTCCCATCCCGTGCAGGCGCTGGAATTCGAAGGGAACCCCCTCGGCCAGTTCCAGAATCGCGGCGACGGAATGGGCGTTATGGGTGGCGAATTGCGGATAGATGCGGTCGGCATAGCCGATCAGCTTGCGCGCATGGGCGACATAGCTGACATCGGTCGCGACCTTCGAGGTAAACAGCGGGAAATCCGCGAATCCCTCGACCTGCGCGCGCTTCATCTCGGTGTCCCAATAGGCACCCTTGACCAGCCGCACCATGATGCGCCGGTTAAGGCGGCTGGCCAGCGCATGCAGCCAGTCGATCATCGCCCCCGCGCGCTTGCCATAGGCCTGCACCACAACCCCGAAACCGTCCCATCCGGCCAGTTCGGGATCGGACAGCACAGCCTCGATCACCGCCATCGACAGCACCAGCCGGTCCTGTTCCTCGGCGTCGATATTCAGCCCCATCCCCGCCGCCCGGGCCTGACGCGCCAGCCGTGTGACCACCGGTACCAGTTCACGCAGCACCCGATCCTGCTGCGCGACCTCATAGCGCGGATGCAGCGCCGACAGCTTGATCGAGATGCCGGGATTGGTCTCGACCGACCCGTTCGTGCAGGCACGCGCGATGGCGGCGATGGCGCGGGCGTAATCCTCGGCATAGCGGGTGGCATCGGCGGCGGTCATCGCGGCCTCGCCCAGCATGTCATAGCTGTAGGTAAAGCCCTGCGCCTCGCGCACCCGGGCGCGGTCAAGTGCCGCGTCGATGGTCTGGCCCAGCACGAACTGACGGCCCATTTCGCGCATGGCGCGGGTGACGGCGGTGCGGATCACCGGCTCTCCCAAACGGCGGATGGCGCCGCGCAGGGTTCCGGCCAGCCCCGGACGCGCGTCCTCCAGCACCTTGCCGGTCAGCATCAGCGCCCAGGTCGAGGCGTTGACCATGGGCGAGGACGCCTCGCCCAGATGGCGACCCCAGTCCGAGGGCGCGATCTTGTCCTCGATCAGTTCGTCGATGGTGGCGCGGTCGGGGACGCGCAGCATCGCCTCGGCCAGACACATCAGCGCCACGCCCTCGCGGGTGGACAGCCCGTATTCGGCCAGAAAATTCTCCATCAGCGACGGGCGGGCCTCTTTGCGGATGCGGCGCACCAGATCGGCGGCGCGGTCCGAGATCCTGGCCCGCGCATCGGGCGACAAGGCCGCCTGCGCGACAAGCTGGTCGATCAGCGCCGCTTCGGGCGCGAATTTGGCGTCGGATCCAAGGTCGGAAAAGGGCATCGGGTTCATCGGCGGCGCTTTCTGGTTGCACGGCCCCAGAATATCAAAGAGCACATGGACGATGTGACTATAAAATGCCATCATCCCAGACGAACCGAACATTATCACGCTGAATTTCAGATCATGACGACGCCTGACACCCCGCATCTGGACGCAACGGATCTGAAGATCCTGAACGAGCTGGTGACCAATGCCCGCATTCCGATCACCGAACTGGCGCGCAAAGTCGGACTGTCCAAGACGCCGGTCGCCGCCCGTATGCGCCAGCTTGAGGAGATCGGCCTGATCACCGGCTATCGCGCGATCCTGTCACCGCTGCGGCTGGGCCTGACCCATGTCACCTATGTCGAGATGCGGCTGTCCGACACCCGCCACCGCGCGCTGGAACAGTTCAATCAGGCAGTGCGCAACATCCCGGAAATCGAGGAATGCTACATGATCGCCGGCGGGTTCGATTATCTGCTGAAGGTGCGGTCACGCGACATGGCCGATTATCGCCGCATCATGGCCGAGAAACTGTCAGCCCTGCCCCATGTCCATTCCACCTCCAGCTATGTCGCGATGGAGGCGGTGGTGGAACAGACATGGACCAGTCTGTGACCAGCCTGTAACGCTGGCCCGGCAGGCGTGGCCGGACCAGCGCAGCCGCATCAGAACGGGCTGTCGGGATAGTAGAAGGTTTCCGCATTCTCGGGCGTGACCAGTACCGAGCCGATGATGAATTCGCCCGAAACCGGCGCGCCGGAGACCAGCCCCGCCGCCGTCACCTCGATCGCGGTGGCGATCATGGCGGGCGGATAGGTCACGTTGGCGGGCACCATTGCGTCGCCCTCCATCGTGCGCTGGATCATCTCTTTCATGCCGGCACCGCCCAGCACGAACTGGACATCCTCGCGCCCGGCGGCCTCGATGGCGGCCAGCACGCCGACCGCCATATCATCGTCCGAGGCCCAGACCGCGTCGATTTCAGGGAATTTCGACAGGAAATCCTGCATGACGGTAAAGGCCTGATCGCGGTTCCAGTTGCCGTGTTCCATGCCCAGGATCTCGATCCCCGAACCTTCGACAGCGGCCTGAAAGCCCTCGACCCGTTCATTGTCGATGGTGGTCGGGATGCCGCGCAGCACCACGACCTTGCCGCCATCGGGCAGCGCCTCGGCCATGTATTCGCCCGCGACACGCCCGAAACCGGGATTATCGCCCGCCACATACAGATCCTGAATCCCCTCGACCGACAGGCCGCGATCAACGACCGTGACCCATGCACCGGATGCCTTGACGTTCTGGACCGGGCCGGTCAGCGGCTCGGATTCGAAGGGCAGCACCACCAGCGCGTCGATATTGCGGGTGGCGACCATGTCCTCGATGTCATTGACCTGCTTGGCCGGATCGGACGCGGTGGCCAGCACGAAATCAAGCTGCGGATAGGTTTCCTCCAGCCGCTCGACCGCCGCCTGCGCGAAATAGTTCATGCCGCCCGCCCAGCCATGCGTCGCCGCCGGGATCGACACGCCGATCACCTTGGTGTCGCCGTCCTGCGCCATGGCGGGCATGGCAAGCGCCGCGGCCAGTGCAAGGCCCGATACGAAATGTTTCATCTCTTCCTCCCATGAAATGCCGGATTCACGATCCGGCTTTGCCTTCGCGCTGCAAGACGACAGCGAGAATGATGATGGCCCCCTGAATGGCACCGTTCAGATAGGGCGATACGAAGTCGGTCAGGTTCAGCAGGTTGCCGATCAGCGACAGGATCAGCACGCCGATCACCGTGCCCCACACGCGGCCGAAACCGCCCTTCAGCACCGTGCCGCCGATGATGACGGCGGCGATCGCCTCCAGTTCCCACAACATGCCGGTCGCGGATGAGGCCGAGCCGAGGCGCGGCACGTACATGATCGTCGCCACCCCCACCAGCAGCCCCAGCGCGGCATAGGTGATCAGCCGCACCCGCGCCACGCGGACCGAGGAATATTTCGCCACCTGCTCGTTCGAGCCGATGGCCGCGCAATGCCGCCCGAAGGCGGTGCCACGCATGATGATTTCCCCGATGATGACGACCACGGCAAAGACGATGATCGGCCAACTGATCCCGAACAGCCCGCCGTAATAGACCGGCTGATAGAAACTGCGCAGGCTGAAATCCAGCGACAGCGTGCCGCCATCGGCCAGCCATGTGACAAGGCTGCGATAGATGCCCATCGACCCCAGCGTGACGATGAAGGGTTCGATCCCCAGCCTTGTGATCAGCAACCCGTTCAGCAGCCCCGCCACCAGCCCGGCGAACAGCGCCACCGCCATGCCCAGCAGCACGATGCCGATGCCCACGCCCATGCCGGGCAGCGCCGTGTTCATCACCAGAATCATCAGCCCGGCGATGAAGGCCGCCATCGAGCCGACCGACAGATCCAGCCCTCCGGCAGTGATCACGAAGGTCATGCCCACCGCGATGATGCCGATGAAGGCCGAGCGGGCCAGCACGTTCGAAAGGTTGCTCCAGCCCAGAAAGTTGGGGTTGAGCAGCGCCCCGATGATGAACAGAACGATCAGCGCCAGTATCGGCCCGATCACGGTCATTCGAAGGCGGAAGGGGGCCTTGGCGGCGGTCATTGGGCGGTCTCCTGTTCGGGGCTGAGGGGGGCGACGCCCATGGCCAGCCGGACGATGGCGTCCTCGGTGGCGTCTGCGCCCAGCTCTCCGGTGATGCGGCCGTGGCGCATGACCAGAATCCGGTCGGCCAGCCCGATCACCTCCTGCATTTCGGATGAGATGACGACGATGGCGCGGCCCTCGGCGGCAAGGCGGCGGATGAAGTCATACATCTGCTGCTTGGTGCCGATATCGATGCCGCGCGTCGGTTCGTCGATGATGATGATTTGAGGATCGGCCAGCAATGTCTTGGCGAACAACAGTTTCTGCTGGTTGCCGCCCGACAGGTTGCCGACCAGCGCGCCGCGATGGCCGCGAATGCCGAAATCGGCGATGGCCTGATCCAGCGCGGCTTCCTCGGCTCGGCGGTCGATCAGCCCGCGGTCGAATTTCGCCAGCGCCTGAAGGGTCAGGTTCTCTCGCATGCCCTTGGTCAGCAGCAGGCCGCGGGTCTTGCGATCCTCGGTCAGGTAACACATGCCGCGCGCCTGCGCCTGCCAAGGATGGTCGATGCGGACCGGCTGGCCGAATATCCTCACCTCTCCGGTCGCAGGGCGCAGCCCGCAAAGCCCCTCGAACGTCTCGGTCCGGCCCGAGCCGATCAGCCCGGCCACGCCCAGAACCTCGCCCCGGCGCAGGGTAAAGCTGACATCCCGCGAATGGCCCGGCACCGACAGCCCGCTGACCTCCAGCGCCATATCGCCCGGCTGGCCCGTCTTGTCGGGGAACAGATCGGACATTTCGCGCCCGACCATCGCCGTCGCCATGCCGTGCTGATTCATCCGGTCGGCGGCACCGGTCCAGACCACGCGCCCGTCGCGCATGATGGTCAGATCGTCGGCGATCTCTTCGACCTCCTCCAGCTTGTGAGAGGTGAACAGCACCGCCGTTCCCGCCTCGCGCAGCGCCCGGACCTGCCGCAGCAGGATCGCGGTTTCGCTGCGGGTCAGCACGGCGGTCGGTTCGTCCATGATCAGCACGCGGGTGTCGCGCAGCAGCGCCTTGGCGATCTCGACCATCTGCTTGTCGGAATTGGACAGGCTGGACACCACCCGATCGGGGGATACGCGACATTCCAGCCGCGCCAGCAATTCGCGGGTTCTGGCCCGCATCGCCGGTTTGTCCAGCAGCAGGCCGCGCTTCATTTCGCGGCCCAGAAAGATGTTCTGCTCGACCGTCAGCTGTTCGGCCAGATTGAACTCCTGATGAATCATCGAGATGCCGCGCGCCTCGGCCTCGCCCATCGAGGCAAAGCCGACCTGCGCCCCGTCCAGCAGCACATCGCCCGATGTGGGCGGCTGATAGCCGGCAAGGATCTTCATCATGGTGGATTTTCCGGCGCCATTCTCGCCGATCAGCGCATGGACCCGACCGGGGCGCAGGGCGATATCGACGCCATGCAACACCTCGATCGGGCCGAAACTGCGGCTGACGTCGCGAAGGGCCAGAACCTCGGTCACAAGGTCACCCATGCGGCATCCTGCGCCGATGAACGCACGCAGGCGTCGATGAAGCGCATGCCCGCCAGCCCGGCCTCCAGCCCCGGCAGCAGATCCAGAACCGGATCGCGCTGCCCCGCCTGTGCCGCCCGGATCGCCTGCGCAGCCCCGGCATAGATATTGGCGAAGCCCTCGAGATAGCCCTCGGGGTGCCCGCCGGGGGTGCGGCTGACAGCATTCGCGGCGTCATTCGCGCCCGCGCCGCGCCGGGTCAGCAGGCGCTTGGGTTCGCCGAAGGGCGTGAACCACAGATAGTTCGGATCCTCCTGCGCCCATTCCAGCCCGCCCTTTTCGCCAAAGACACGCAGCCGCAGGCCGTTCTCGCAGCCCGGCGCGACCTGCGAACACCACAGCATCCCGCGCGCGCCACCCTGAAACCGCAGCAGGATATGGGCGTTGTCATCGACCCGCCGCCCCGGAACAAAGGATTGCAGATCGGCGGACAGTTTTTCGACCGCCAGCCCGGTCACGAAACAGGCAAGGTTATGGGCATGGCTGCCGATATCCCCGACAGAGCCGCCCGCGCCCGAGCGTTCCGGATCGGTGCGCCATTCGGCCTGCTTGTTGGTGCCGGTCGTCTCGGCGGCCTCGGTCAGCCAGTCCTGCGGATATTCGACCTGCACCACCCGGATCCCACCCAGATCGCCGGATGCGATCATGTCCCGCGCCTGCCGGATCATCGGATAGCCGGTATAGTTATGCGTCAGGATGAACAGCGCATCGGATGCCTTGATCGCGGCCGCCAGTGCCTCGGTCTGTGCCATGGTCGCGGTCAGAGGCTTGTCGCAGATCACATGGATGCGGCGTTTCAGAAACGCCGCCGCCGCGGGTCCGTGAACGTGGTTGGGCGTAACGATGGCCACGGCTTCGATCCCGTCGGGGCGCTCGGATTCAACCTCGGCCATCTCCTCGAACGAGCCATAGCAGCGAGCCGGGTCCAGCCCCAATGCCTCGCCGCTGTCGCGCGATTTTTCCGGGGTCGAGGACAGCGCCCCGGCCACCAGCTCGAACTCTCCGTCGATACGGGCGGCGATGCGGTGGACCGCGCCGATAAAGGCATCCTTGCCGCCGCCGACCATGCCCAGCCTGATACGCGCCATCACGAAATCCCCAGCATACGGCGGTTCGCGGCATCATCGGTGCCGCCATCCGCGAAATCGTCAAAGGCCCTTTCGGTCACCCGGATGATATGCTGCCGCACGAATTCCGCGCCTTCGCGGGCGCCGTCCTCGGGGTGCTTCAGGCAGCATTCCCATTCGACCACCGCCCAGCCGTCGAAGTCATTGGCGGTCATTTTGGCAAAGACCGCGCCGAAATCCACCTGCCCGTCACCAAGGCTGCGGAACCGCCCCGCCCGGTTCACCCAGGGCTGGAACCCGCCATAGACGCCCTTGCGCCCTGTCGGGTTGAACTCGGCATCCTTGACGTGGAACATCCGGATCCGGTCGCGATAGATGTCGATATTATCCAGATAATCAAGGCATTGCAGGACATAATGCGACGGATCATACAGCATGTTGGCGCGGGCGTGATTGCCGGTGCGTTCCAGAAACATCTCATAGCTGTCGCCGTCGTGCAGATCCTCGCCCGGATGGATCTCATAGCAGATATCGACGCCGCATTCCTCGGCATGATCAAGAAGCGGGGTCCAGCGGCGGGCCAGTTCGTCGAAGGCGGCCTCGACCAGCCCCGCCGGACGCTGCGGCCAGGGATAGACGAAGGGCCATGCCAGCGCGCCGGAAAAGCTGGCCATCGCGGTCAGGCCCATATGGCGGCTGGCGGTCAGCGCCTTGCGGACCTGATCGACCGCCCATTCCTGCCGCGCGCGGGGATTGCCGCGCATGTCCGGCACGGTGAAGCCCTCGAACGCCTCGTCATAGGCGGGATGGACGGCGACAAGCTGGCCTTGCAGATGGGTTGACAGCTCGGTCACCTCGACGCCGTTCTCTGCCGCAACGCCCTTGAATTCGTCGCAGTAATCGCGGCTGTCGGCGGCGCGGGCCAGGTCGATCAGCCGTCCGTCCCAACTGGGCACCTGCACCCCCCGATAGCCGCAATCAGCGGCCCATTTCGTGATGCTGTCCCATGAATTGAACGGCGCCTCGTCGCCGGCGAATTGCGCCAGAAACAGCGCCGGTCCCTTGATGGTTTTCATCCCGTTCCCCCCTCAGACATAGCGGTTGACCAGATTTTCCAGAATTTCCTGCCGCCCCGATACCGGCTGCGGGTCCAGCCCGTCCGCCACCGCCCGGTCGGCAATGCCTTCCAGCGTGGCGCCCTCGGCCAGCATGGCCTGCGCCTCGGGGTGGTTCCAGCCGGCGTAACGGTCGCGGCGGGCGGCCTCGAGCCGGTCATCTTCCAGCATCTTCGCCGCCGCCTTCAGCCCGCGCGCGCAGACATCCATCGCGCCGGCATGGGCCATCACCAGATCCTCGGGCTCCAGCGACTGGCGGCGCAGCTTGCTGTCGAAATTGGTGCCGCCGGTGGTAAAGCCGCCCGCCTTGAGGATCTCGTAATAGGCCAGCGCG
The Paracoccus alcaliphilus DNA segment above includes these coding regions:
- the putA gene encoding bifunctional proline dehydrogenase/L-glutamate gamma-semialdehyde dehydrogenase PutA; translated protein: MNPMPFSDLGSDAKFAPEAALIDQLVAQAALSPDARARISDRAADLVRRIRKEARPSLMENFLAEYGLSTREGVALMCLAEAMLRVPDRATIDELIEDKIAPSDWGRHLGEASSPMVNASTWALMLTGKVLEDARPGLAGTLRGAIRRLGEPVIRTAVTRAMREMGRQFVLGQTIDAALDRARVREAQGFTYSYDMLGEAAMTAADATRYAEDYARAIAAIARACTNGSVETNPGISIKLSALHPRYEVAQQDRVLRELVPVVTRLARQARAAGMGLNIDAEEQDRLVLSMAVIEAVLSDPELAGWDGFGVVVQAYGKRAGAMIDWLHALASRLNRRIMVRLVKGAYWDTEMKRAQVEGFADFPLFTSKVATDVSYVAHARKLIGYADRIYPQFATHNAHSVAAILELAEGVPFEFQRLHGMGERLHDIVLRETGGRCRIYAPVGAHRDLLAYLVRRLLENGANSSFVHQIVDEAVAPETIAADPFATVATAAAPAGLAAPAAIFGKGRVNSRGFDLSDAQTLARIEAAMTDPLPDAAPLSMTAATGTTRPVVNPASGAVVAQVTEADDATVARAIADARIWQAPAPDRARVLRRAADLYEENFGPLFAAMRHEAGKILPDIVGELREAVDFLRYYAAEGASVPAAPRGPIVAISPWNFPLAIFTGQIAAALMAGNAVLAKPAEQTPLVAAIAVRLLHQAGVPASALQLLPGDGATVGAALTRDPRVRGVVFTGSTETARLIARSMADHLAPGTPLIAETGGLNAMIVDSTALPEQAVRDIVAGAFRSAGQRCSALRCLYVQQDIAPHLIAMIKGAMDQLSVGDPALLSTDVGPLIDAEARQGIADYLAQVQGQVLHQLATPETGHFIAPTLIGINGIAEMQREIFGPVLHVATYRADGLDRVIADINARGFGLTFGLHSRIDSRVQHITQQVHAGNLYVNRNQIGAVVGSQPFGGEGLSGTGPKAGGPLYLPRFFASPAPQAGEWDGPADLPPLPPVPQAELSHRLMPGPTGELNRLGLSPRGPVLCLGPGRAAAARQAQAVTALGGVAVAAGGLIAPEALSRAQGLAAAIWWGDAQTGRAYAQALAGRDGPLLPLIGGMPDAAHVLHERHLCVDTTAAGGNAALMAG
- a CDS encoding Lrp/AsnC family transcriptional regulator, with amino-acid sequence MTTPDTPHLDATDLKILNELVTNARIPITELARKVGLSKTPVAARMRQLEEIGLITGYRAILSPLRLGLTHVTYVEMRLSDTRHRALEQFNQAVRNIPEIEECYMIAGGFDYLLKVRSRDMADYRRIMAEKLSALPHVHSTSSYVAMEAVVEQTWTSL
- a CDS encoding ABC transporter substrate-binding protein → MKHFVSGLALAAALAMPAMAQDGDTKVIGVSIPAATHGWAGGMNYFAQAAVERLEETYPQLDFVLATASDPAKQVNDIEDMVATRNIDALVVLPFESEPLTGPVQNVKASGAWVTVVDRGLSVEGIQDLYVAGDNPGFGRVAGEYMAEALPDGGKVVVLRGIPTTIDNERVEGFQAAVEGSGIEILGMEHGNWNRDQAFTVMQDFLSKFPEIDAVWASDDDMAVGVLAAIEAAGREDVQFVLGGAGMKEMIQRTMEGDAMVPANVTYPPAMIATAIEVTAAGLVSGAPVSGEFIIGSVLVTPENAETFYYPDSPF
- a CDS encoding ABC transporter permease is translated as MTAAKAPFRLRMTVIGPILALIVLFIIGALLNPNFLGWSNLSNVLARSAFIGIIAVGMTFVITAGGLDLSVGSMAAFIAGLMILVMNTALPGMGVGIGIVLLGMAVALFAGLVAGLLNGLLITRLGIEPFIVTLGSMGIYRSLVTWLADGGTLSLDFSLRSFYQPVYYGGLFGISWPIIVFAVVVIIGEIIMRGTAFGRHCAAIGSNEQVAKYSSVRVARVRLITYAALGLLVGVATIMYVPRLGSASSATGMLWELEAIAAVIIGGTVLKGGFGRVWGTVIGVLILSLIGNLLNLTDFVSPYLNGAIQGAIIILAVVLQREGKAGS
- a CDS encoding sugar ABC transporter ATP-binding protein — translated: MGDLVTEVLALRDVSRSFGPIEVLHGVDIALRPGRVHALIGENGAGKSTMMKILAGYQPPTSGDVLLDGAQVGFASMGEAEARGISMIHQEFNLAEQLTVEQNIFLGREMKRGLLLDKPAMRARTRELLARLECRVSPDRVVSSLSNSDKQMVEIAKALLRDTRVLIMDEPTAVLTRSETAILLRQVRALREAGTAVLFTSHKLEEVEEIADDLTIMRDGRVVWTGAADRMNQHGMATAMVGREMSDLFPDKTGQPGDMALEVSGLSVPGHSRDVSFTLRRGEVLGVAGLIGSGRTETFEGLCGLRPATGEVRIFGQPVRIDHPWQAQARGMCYLTEDRKTRGLLLTKGMRENLTLQALAKFDRGLIDRRAEEAALDQAIADFGIRGHRGALVGNLSGGNQQKLLFAKTLLADPQIIIIDEPTRGIDIGTKQQMYDFIRRLAAEGRAIVVISSEMQEVIGLADRILVMRHGRITGELGADATEDAIVRLAMGVAPLSPEQETAQ
- a CDS encoding Gfo/Idh/MocA family protein — its product is MARIRLGMVGGGKDAFIGAVHRIAARIDGEFELVAGALSSTPEKSRDSGEALGLDPARCYGSFEEMAEVESERPDGIEAVAIVTPNHVHGPAAAAFLKRRIHVICDKPLTATMAQTEALAAAIKASDALFILTHNYTGYPMIRQARDMIASGDLGGIRVVQVEYPQDWLTEAAETTGTNKQAEWRTDPERSGAGGSVGDIGSHAHNLACFVTGLAVEKLSADLQSFVPGRRVDDNAHILLRFQGGARGMLWCSQVAPGCENGLRLRVFGEKGGLEWAQEDPNYLWFTPFGEPKRLLTRRGAGANDAANAVSRTPGGHPEGYLEGFANIYAGAAQAIRAAQAGQRDPVLDLLPGLEAGLAGMRFIDACVRSSAQDAAWVTL
- a CDS encoding sugar phosphate isomerase/epimerase family protein, with the protein product MKTIKGPALFLAQFAGDEAPFNSWDSITKWAADCGYRGVQVPSWDGRLIDLARAADSRDYCDEFKGVAAENGVEVTELSTHLQGQLVAVHPAYDEAFEGFTVPDMRGNPRARQEWAVDQVRKALTASRHMGLTAMASFSGALAWPFVYPWPQRPAGLVEAAFDELARRWTPLLDHAEECGVDICYEIHPGEDLHDGDSYEMFLERTGNHARANMLYDPSHYVLQCLDYLDNIDIYRDRIRMFHVKDAEFNPTGRKGVYGGFQPWVNRAGRFRSLGDGQVDFGAVFAKMTANDFDGWAVVEWECCLKHPEDGAREGAEFVRQHIIRVTERAFDDFADGGTDDAANRRMLGIS